A genomic window from Yarrowia lipolytica chromosome 1D, complete sequence includes:
- a CDS encoding uncharacterized protein (Compare to YALI0D16599g, no similarity): MFRTLVRMNRHARPKGTSSRPSHGITDSLGSSKAAKVPLSETTLPGGKLPPSLQGKTAEQRQKANRFMGITLILVAGILIVAGYKSQKRIGTKEPHESIETAVLQRVLEANRQEKEREREKKTE, from the coding sequence ATGTTTCGAACTTTGGTGCGGATGAACCGGCACGCGCGGCCCAAGGGCACGTCGTCGCGACCTTCTCACGGCATCACGGACTCGCTGGGGTCGTccaaggccgccaaggTGCCTCTGTCCGAGACGACTCTTCCTGGCGGCAAGTTGCCTCCCAGTTTGCAGGGCAAGACTGCTGAGCAGCGCCAGAAGGCCAATCGGTTTATGGGAATCACTCTGATTCTGGTGGCGGGCATTCTGATTGTGGCGGGCTACAAGTCGCAGAAGCGGATCGGCACCAAGGAGCCCCATGAGAGCATCGAGACTGCTGTTCTGCAGCGGGTTCTGGAGGCCAACAGACAGGAAAAGGAGCGGGAGCGGGAGAAAAAGACCGAGTAG
- a CDS encoding uncharacterized protein (Compare to YALI0D16489g, similar to uniprot|Q6C702 Yarrowia lipolytica YALI0E04851g), producing the protein MKFSTLTLSLASLSLAAPQFHHLDNSRALSHVHDYAWPQSDYTYQLHGYRNDRRYDMTTDGQNLYLGHGSTGDVNGHRLHNVTVYIDVNGDVNIDGTNYGKNRYVSVDNNRLVPSTRANRKLNLHRDTDNWRNADLRYSDKNQFLACPVDSKGNAYDISYDQQSHNHLHQVFVNNAPCANPIAVNVNGNLNQGYSRYQDSRLRVIDNNRFQNANVYHNDGRLMLIDDRQRSQNYHPWNGQLSYRGQLVDNQGRFVRLGNQASLQFTDRNQVRQGLTGFQIRDNRLTYHNQGFIACQYANGMWELRPTGVESAAQACNNAQYVEIAMESLQ; encoded by the coding sequence ATGAAGTTCTCCACCCTCACTCTCTCCCTCgcctctctctctctggcTGCTCCCCAGTTCCATCACCTGGACAACTCGCGAGCCCTGTCGCACGTCCACGACTACGCTTGGCCCCAGTCCGACTACACTTACCAGCTGCACGGATACCGAAACGACCGGCGGTACGACATGACCACCGATGGCCAGAACCTGTACCTGGGCCACGGATCCACCGGCGACGTGAACGGCCACCGGCTGCACAATGTCACCGTTTACATTGACGTGAACGGTGACGTGAACATCGATGGAACCAACTACGGCAAGAACCGTTATGTTAGCGTTGACAACAACCGACTGGTGCCTTCGACCCGAGCCAACCGAAAGCTCAATCTACACCGAGACACGGACAACTGGCGAAACGCCGACCTGCGGTACTCTGACAAGAACCAGTTCCTGGCCTGTCCTGTCGACTCCAAGGGCAATGCCTATGACATTAGCTACGACCAGCAGTCCCACAACCACCTGCACCAAGTCTTTGTCAACAACGCCCCTTGCGCCAACCCCATTGCCGTCAACGTCAACGGTAACCTCAACCAGGGCTATTCCCGGTACCAGGACTCGCGTCTGCGAGTCATTGACAACAACCGGTTCCAGAATGCCAACGTGTACCACAACGATGGCCGGCTGATGCTCATTGACGATCGGCAGCGATCCCAGAACTACCACCCCTGGAACGGCCAGCTGTCGTACCGAGGTCAGCTTGTGGACAACCAGGGCCGATTTGTGCGGCTCGGCAACCAGGCTTCTCTGCAGTTCACCGATCGAAACCAGGTGCGACAGGGTCTCACTGGCTTCCAGATCCGTGACAACCGGCTAACTTACCACAACCAGGGCTTCATTGCTTGCCAGTACGCCAATGGCATGTGGGAGCTGCGACCCACTGGCGTTGAGAGCGCGGCCCAGGCCTGCAACAATGCTCAGTACGTCGAGATCGCCATGGAGTCTCTACAGTAG
- a CDS encoding uncharacterized protein (Compare to YALI0D16643g, similar to Saccharomyces cerevisiae FRS2 (YFL022C); ancestral locus Anc_8.52, similar to uniprot|P15625 Saccharomyces cerevisiae YFL022c FRS2 phenylalanine--tRNA ligase beta chain cytosolic), translating into MSDLTTTVLKTLAEGPIADSRVAFPAHTTAQLQGTLQSLAGREMVTYKAVEEDKWELTEEGKEIVSLGSHEYRLYEEVCKGLEGLELADVASKLGASGKIGQQRAFKNGWVKKEGSKLIKSSDSVTDKTAEDLKTIESTGTLGDAKELQDLKKRKLITKVKQVWFEIEKGPEFALTVKEYATDVTTDMIQSGAWKDAAFKPYNFAAEGVQPQSGAFHPLNKVREEFRQIFFSLGFSEMPTNQYVDSGFWNFDTLFVPQKHPARDLQDTFYVKDPKEAGLPEDMEYWNNVKKVHEDGAYGSIGYRYDWKPEEAQKLVLRTHTTAVSAKMLHQLAKDPKPSKLFSIDRVFRNEAVDATHLAEFHQVEGVVADYNLTLGDLIGFMQMFFSQMGVKQLRFKPAYNPYTEPSLEIFSWHEGLGKWVEIGNSGMFRPEMLEAMGLPKDLRVHGWGLSLERPTMIKYGVSNIRELLGHKVSLDFVENNPAVRLDEGLN; encoded by the coding sequence ATGTCTGATCTCACGACCACAGTGCTGAAAACGCTTGCCGAGGGCCCCATCGCTGACTCGCGGGTGGCCTTCCCCGCCCATACCACCGCCCAGTTGCAGGGCACGCTGCAGAGTCTTGCCGGCCGAGAAATGGTGACCTACAAGgccgtggaggaggacaagtGGGAGCTTACTGAGGAGggcaaggagattgtgtcGCTGGGCTCGCACGAGTACCGCCTCTATGAGGAGGTGTGCAAGGGTCTGGAGGGTTTGGAGCTGGCTGACGTGGCATCCAAGCTGGGAGCGTCGGGCAAAATTGGCCAGCAGCGGGCTTTCAAGAACGGCtgggtcaagaaggagggctCCAAGCTGATCAAGAGCAGCGACAGCGTGACTGACAAGACCGCCGAGGATCTTAAGACCATTGAGTCCACGGGCACCCTGGGAgacgccaaggagctgcaaGATCTTAAGAAGCGAAAGCTGATCACTAAGGTCAAGCAGGTGTGGTTTGAGATTGAAAAGGGCCCCGAGTTTGCGCTTACCGTCAAGGAGTACGCCACCGACGTGACAACCGACATGATCCAGAGCGGCGCCTGGAAGGACGCGGCATTCAAGCCCTACAACTTTGCCGCCGAGGGAGTCCAGCCCCAGTCCGGAGCGTTCCATCCTCTCAACAAGGTGCGGGAGGAGTTCCGACAGATTTTCTTCTCGCTGGGCTTCTCCGAAATGCCCACCAACCAGTACGTGGACTCTGGGTTCTGGAACTTTGACACGCTGTTTGTGCCCCAGAAGCACCCCGCACGAGACCTCCAGGACACCTTCTACGTCAAGGATCCCAAGGAGGCGGGTCTCCCCGAAGACATGGAGTACTGGAACAATGTCAAGAAGGTTCACGAGGACGGAGCCTACGGCTCCATCGGATACCGGTACGACTGGAAGCCTGaggaggcccagaagcTAGTGCTGCGAACCCACACCACTGCGGTGTCGGCCAAGATGCTGCACCAGCTCgccaaggaccccaagcCTTCCAAGCTCTTTTCCATTGACCGAGTGTTCCGAAACGAGGCTGTGGATGCCACCCATCTGGCTGAGTTCCATCAGGTGGAGGGAGTGGTTGCCGACTACAACCTGACTCTCGGAGACCTGATTGGCTTCATGCAGATGTTCTTTTCGCAGATGGGCGTCAAGCAGCTGCGGTTCAAGCCCGCCTACAACCCCTACACCGAGCCGTCGCTGGAGATTTTCTCCTGGCACGAGGGTCTCGGCAAGTGGGTCGAAATTGGAAACTCAGGTATGTTCCGACCGGAAATGCTGGAGGCCATGGGTCTGCCCAAGGACCTGCGAGTTCACGGCTGGGGTCTATCGCTGGAGCGACCCACTATGATCAAGTATGGCGTCTCAAACATTCGAGAGCTGCTCGGTCATAAGGTATCTCTGGACTTTGTGGAGAACAACCCTGCTGTGCGATTGGATGAGGGTCTCAACTAA